In Gadus macrocephalus chromosome 11, ASM3116895v1, a single genomic region encodes these proteins:
- the smg9 gene encoding nonsense-mediated mRNA decay factor SMG9: MSESGHSQPGMYGQGRRRRRRRGERESGIPGQNLSGPSRDRDYYPRERRDTSEDPPGQLLQKTPIILAKPPGERSKPAQSVSVSGAPAPEKPIMLIKTREDATKCGTPPEATPQLPGSGPSKMEREGQRPTQPVYQIQNRGMGASASSGAGDPVVGQTKLIAPEKMRQSIKLVDDQMNWCDSAMEYLRDQTDMLVVGVLGLQGTGKSTIMSLISANTPEEDQRAFVFRTQTQEIKERAGNQSTGIDFFITQERVIYLDTQPILSPSILDHLINNDRKLPPEYNLPHTYIEMQSLQMAAFLFTVCHVVIVVQDWFTDINMYRFLQTAEMLKPSTPSASHDSTGSSGAEEGAEYYPHIVFLQNKARRDDFCPRNLKNMHSVVDKMMAHSHLKYKGTLSMLDCNMFPGLGRKYLESEVNLFLLPPQDSEGDEGLTKAGSGSSPLFSLLPGYRGQPTFSSVVSKLRSQILAMPRCQLSHTILTEKNWFHYAARIWDGVKKSSALAEYSRLLA; the protein is encoded by the exons ATGTCAGAGTCGGGCCACAGTCAGCCCGGGATGTACGGACAGGGACGGAGGAGAAGACGGAGACGGGGCGAAAGAGAGTCCGGTATTCCCGGTCAAAATTTGTCGGGACCAAGTCGTGACAGGGACTATTACCCTAGAGAACGAAGG GATACAAGTGAGGATCCTCCAGGACAACTCCTCCAAAAGACTCCCATCATACTCGCAAAACCCCCCGGAGAAAGA TCAAAGCCAGCTCAGAGTGTCTCTGTCAGTGGAGCCCCTGCCCCAGAGAAGCCGATTATGTTAATCAAAACGAGGGAAGACGCCACAAAATGTGGTACTCCACCAGAGGCAACCCCTCAGCTCCCTGGCTCTGGGCCGTccaagatggagagggagggacaacGTCCTACACAACCTGTTTACCAGATCCAAAACCGTGGCATGGGTGCCTCTGCCTCCAGTGGTGCTGGGGACC CTGTGGTTGGCCAGACCAAACTAATCGCTCCAGAGAAGATGAGGCAGAGCATCAAGCTCGTGGACGATCAGATGAACTGGTGTGACAGTGCCATGGAA TACTTGAGGGACCAGACCGATATGCTGGTCGTGGGAGTCCTTGGCCTACAGGGAACTGGGAAGTCTACAATCATGTCTCTTATATCTGCAAACACTCCAGAGGAAGACCAAAG GGCTTTTGTTTTCAGGACTCAGACGCAGGAAATCAAGGAAAGAGCGGGAAACCAAAGCACAGGAATAGATTTCTTCATCACGCAGGAGAGAGTCATCTACCTGGATACACAG CCTATCCTCAGTCCCTCCATTCTGGACCATCTTATCAACAATGATCGGAAGTTACCTCCAGAGTACAACCTTCCGCACACCTACATAGAGATGCAG TCTCTTCAGATGGCGGCCTTCCTCTTCACAGTGTGTCATGTAGTCATAGTAGTTCAAGATTGGTTCACAGACATCAACATGTACAG GTTTCTTCAGACTGCAGAGATGCTCAAGCCCTCGACTCCCTCGGCCAGTCACGACAGCACCGGCTCCTCAGGGGCCGAAGAGGGAGCCGAGTACTACCCCCATATAG TTTTCCTGCAAAACAAAGCCAGGAGGGACGACTTTTGCCCACGCAATCTGAAGAACATGCATTCAGTGGTTGACAAAATGATGGCGCACTCCCATCTCAAATACAAAG GAACCCTGTCCATGCTGGACTGCAACATGTTCCCAGGTCTTGGCAGGAAGTACCTTGAGAGCGAGGTGAACCTATTCCTGCTCCCACCGCAGGACAGTGAAGGGGACGAGGGCCTCACTAAAGCAG GTTCCGGGTcgtcccctctcttctctcttctccctggATACAGAGGCCAGCCAACCTTCTCCTCTGTGGTCTCCAAGCTTCGCAGCCAAATACTGGCCATGCCTCGCTGCCAGCTGTCCCACACCATCCTCACAGAGAAGAACTG GTTCCACTACGCGGCTCGTATCTGGGATGGAGTGAAGAAGTCTTCAGCCCTGGCTGAATACAGCCGCCTGCTGGCTTGA
- the si:dkey-79d12.4 gene encoding zinc finger protein 585A: MAKMLNSPIQHSIGPVSATMPCVTVKEERDDMEPYQSTHYISRQDFKVENPYDGMYDDCNGKNHLTSHTDDNQQHSSDDDSSGDSSGDGAGEFNPEEIGGPISHDTDSDSSSESSSSGSSSSSSSTETMDDTGDDVPAVTQLMCENCGKGPFKNLKVHLHHCSGMASPFQCSVCKKSFRNEKAQLKHRARYHVCFLCSEVFVHWSLYRSHVCPKGPKPLSPTIFWSCSTSPPNKCNICKACFATKNSLLSHMVFVHSTKVTSKVCIITNPALMTPISTASAAGGSGLVLSSSGVAPSQDIRGITPTMNGHCFKTEEGLLNGHVANFVTDVQTPPHKSKTKPQAPVQSVFQHRVNTRSRAASIAANAGATSALTRQAKPSWTAATVVCKAKPTAEHPPIVMRISKTKSQEPKKSLRTSWRSKGSYPCRQCGAVSQQPSLAVSHRYRHRGRRLHRCQCGRSFLRRLHLLRHCVQHAEASSYICAKCGETFRGAKLLVEHLTGQSRKPAGVSWTQKSRKSCIKKVPFCCECGLCFDRPSAYIWHQLQNMQKPKVHRNRLK; the protein is encoded by the coding sequence ATGGCAAAAATGTTAAACAGCCCAATACAACACAGCATTGGACCAGTGTCAGCCACGATGCCTTGTGTGACGGTAAaagaagaaagagatgatatGGAGCCGTATCAGTCTACACATTACATTTCAAGGCAAGATTTCAAAGTGGAAAATCCTTACGATGGAATGTACGACGACTGCAACGGCAAAAACCATTTAACAAGCCACACAGACGACAACCAGCAGCACTCTTCGGACGACGATTCATCCGGAGACTCCTCTGGTGATGGAGCGGGGGAATTTAATCCAGAGGAAATCGGAGGACCGATTTCACACGACACTGATTCGGATTCCTCTTCCGAGTCAAGTTCGAGCGGGTCATCCAGCAGTTCCTCCTCTACCGAGACCATGGACGACACTGGGGACGACGTCCCGGCTGTGACACAGCTGATGTGTGAGAACTGTGGCAAAGGGCCCTTTAAGAACCTCAAAGTCCACCTGCATCACTGCAGCGGCATGGCGAGTCCGTTCCAATGCTCAGTATGCAAGAAGAGCTTCCGCAATGAGAAGGCTCAGCTGAAGCACAGGGCGCGTTACCACGTGTGCTTCCTCTGCAGCGAGGTGTTCGTCCACTGGAGCCTCTACAGGTCTCACGTGTGTCCCAAGGGCCCCAAGCCGCTCTCCCCGACCATCTTCTGGAGCTGCTCCACGTCGCCGCCCAATAAATGCAATATTTGTAAAGCCTGTTTTGCTACCAAGAATAGTTTGCTAAGTCATATGGTCTTTGTTCACAGTACCAAGGTGACCTCCAAAGTTTGCATTATTACGAACCCTGCCCTGATGACGCCGATCAGCACTGCCTCTGCCGCAGGTGGATCTGGACTTGTCTTGTCCTCCAGTGGAGTCGCACCTTCTCAGGATATCAGAGGAATCACCCCCACTATGAATGGACATTGTTTTAAGACAGAGGAGGGTTTACTAAACGGGCATGTGGCCAACTTCGTGACTGATGTTCAGACCCCTCCTCACAAGAGCAAAACCAAACCACAGGCTCCTGTCCAGAGTGTGTTCCAGCATCGCGTGAACACTAGATCCAGAGCGGCGTCTATAGCAGCCAACGCTGGAGCAACCAGTGCCTTGACTCGGCAAGCAAAACCGTCCTGGACGGCCGCCACTGTGGTCTGCAAAGCTAAGCCGACGGCCGAGCATCCCCCCATCGTCATGAGGATCTCCAAAACCAAGAGCCAGGAGCCCAAGAAGAGTCTGCGCACAAGCTGGCGTTCCAAAGGCTCGTACCCCTGCCGGCAGTGCGGCGCCGTTTCCCAGCAGCCCTCGCTCGCCGTCTCCCACCGCTACCGGCACCGCGGCCGCCGCCTGCACCGCTGCCAGTGTGGGCGCAGCTTCCTGCGGCGGCTGCATCTCCTGCGACACTGCGTTCAGCACGCCGAGGCCAGCAGCTATATATGTGCCAAGTGTGGAGAAACCTTCCGAGGAGCTAAACTCCTTGTGGAGCATTTAACGGGCCAATCAAGGAAACCTGCGGGTGTTTCCTGGACACAAAAGTCAAGGAAGAGTTGCATCAAGAAAGTTCCCTTTTGTTGTGAATGTGGATTGTGCTTTGACAGACCTTCTGCTTATATATGGCACCAACTTCAAAACATGCAAAAACCAAAGGTGCATAGAAATCGCTTAAAGTGA